A genomic segment from Luteibacter aegosomatis encodes:
- a CDS encoding zinc ribbon domain-containing protein — translation MKCMQCGQAHEGGTRFCRACGTRIEAVDEPVACAGCGSALAPGARFCKQCGTPSVPATAAKASPDAGLVEPESTARSAVVGDRLDDAPHTFEPTVVDESGAAAPGPIESRPRMRGPLIAAAVIGAVVIAGGAVTWMFLRGDAAQPSVAAPVASAPVRVDTPAAPAAAPMAAPVVEAPKPPEDARQPEQPAPSVADAPHQEAAEVAEVDAKAPEADHTRRVGRTRARPVAGDDGTPVKEAPMSPMRDVALNLVREGERAYSRQDYSTAIANARAALGVSPRFDRARKLLDESQRAQQQAMNSISIQ, via the coding sequence ATGAAGTGCATGCAATGCGGGCAGGCGCACGAAGGGGGTACCCGGTTCTGTCGAGCCTGTGGAACGCGCATCGAGGCGGTCGACGAGCCGGTGGCTTGCGCCGGATGCGGATCGGCGCTGGCGCCGGGAGCGCGATTCTGCAAACAGTGCGGAACACCGTCCGTACCGGCGACCGCCGCGAAAGCTTCGCCGGATGCCGGACTCGTCGAGCCCGAATCCACCGCGCGATCCGCTGTCGTGGGAGATCGGCTTGACGACGCGCCGCATACCTTCGAACCGACGGTCGTCGACGAATCCGGCGCCGCCGCTCCCGGACCGATCGAGAGCCGTCCCCGCATGCGCGGGCCGCTTATCGCCGCGGCGGTCATCGGCGCGGTCGTCATCGCCGGTGGCGCCGTCACCTGGATGTTCCTGCGCGGCGACGCCGCGCAGCCGTCCGTTGCCGCTCCCGTCGCGTCTGCGCCCGTCCGTGTCGACACGCCGGCCGCGCCTGCCGCCGCGCCCATGGCCGCGCCCGTCGTCGAGGCACCGAAGCCCCCGGAAGACGCGCGTCAGCCCGAACAGCCTGCGCCGTCGGTGGCGGACGCTCCGCACCAGGAGGCGGCGGAGGTGGCCGAGGTGGACGCCAAGGCCCCCGAGGCCGATCACACGCGTCGCGTCGGGCGTACCCGTGCGCGCCCTGTCGCCGGGGACGACGGAACGCCGGTGAAGGAGGCTCCCATGAGTCCCATGAGGGACGTCGCCTTGAACCTCGTGCGCGAGGGCGAGCGTGCGTATTCCCGGCAGGATTATTCCACCGCCATCGCCAACGCACGGGCCGCGCTGGGCGTGAGCCCAAGGTTCGACCGCGCCAGGAAATTGCTTGATGAGTCCCAGCGGGCGCAACAGCAAGCCATGAACAGCATTTCCATCCAGTAA
- a CDS encoding cobalamin-binding protein has translation MIRPLLIALLAISASARATVSVTDDAGRTVTLPAPAHRIVSLAPNITDALFAAGAGAYVVGTSRYSEHPEAARRIPVVSDATTIDLERIVALKPDIVLVWKSGTPAAQVEKLSRLGMPIFYAETTRLADIAPATRRFGVLAGTDDVAAKHAAAFEASLAALRATYAGKKRLKVFYQIWDRPLMTVGHAQIIDDALDLCGGDNLFADLNQAAPTVTREAVLARAPEVIVTGGNDGDSLDGWKRSTFLPAVKHGNVFVVDAPTLASPSPSILPSVEALCRAMDAARTRATR, from the coding sequence ATGATCCGACCACTCCTTATCGCCCTGCTCGCGATCAGCGCATCGGCGCGAGCCACCGTCAGCGTCACCGACGATGCCGGCCGCACCGTGACGCTACCGGCGCCGGCACACCGCATCGTCAGCCTCGCGCCGAACATCACCGACGCGCTCTTCGCGGCCGGCGCGGGGGCCTACGTCGTCGGCACGTCGCGATACAGCGAGCACCCGGAAGCGGCCAGGCGCATCCCCGTGGTGAGCGATGCCACGACGATCGACCTCGAGCGCATCGTCGCGCTCAAGCCCGACATCGTTCTCGTCTGGAAGAGCGGCACGCCCGCGGCGCAGGTGGAGAAACTGTCTCGCCTCGGCATGCCGATCTTTTATGCGGAAACCACCCGCCTGGCAGACATCGCGCCCGCGACGCGACGTTTCGGCGTGCTGGCCGGCACCGACGACGTCGCCGCGAAGCACGCCGCCGCCTTCGAGGCCTCGCTGGCGGCGCTGCGCGCCACCTATGCGGGCAAGAAGCGACTGAAGGTGTTCTACCAGATCTGGGACCGCCCGCTGATGACCGTCGGCCACGCGCAGATCATCGACGATGCCCTCGACCTGTGCGGCGGCGACAACCTCTTCGCCGACCTGAACCAGGCCGCGCCCACGGTCACGCGCGAAGCGGTACTCGCCCGCGCGCCCGAGGTCATCGTCACGGGCGGCAACGACGGCGACTCGCTGGACGGCTGGAAGCGAAGCACGTTCCTTCCCGCGGTCAAGCACGGCAACGTATTCGTGGTGGACGCCCCCACCCTGGCCTCGCCGTCACCGTCGATACTGCCCAGCGTCGAGGCGCTGTGCCGGGCGATGGATGCGGCGCGGACACGCGCAACGCGTTGA
- a CDS encoding ABC transporter ATP-binding protein translates to MNGRLATESLRLTVRSRTLVASLDLRIEPGQVYCVLGPNGAGKSTLLRTLAGLRDPDGGTVRLDGREVGDYTPMELARRRGFLPQSIVDAFSLTVMDAVASARHPRLPFWAWGDEDDTPVRRALATFELDELAERDITTLSGGERQRVNIAALFTQEVDVMLLDEPLSSLDLHHQMKTLHELIRAATHEGRSVIYTVHDINLAAQHATHAILLDGRGHALAGPADEVITSEHLSAAFHHPIQGIELGGERFFRAGRLTDTHP, encoded by the coding sequence ATGAACGGTCGACTCGCGACCGAATCGCTCAGGCTCACCGTGCGCAGCCGCACGCTGGTGGCTTCGCTCGACCTGCGCATCGAACCCGGCCAGGTGTACTGCGTGCTCGGCCCCAACGGCGCGGGCAAGTCGACCCTGTTGCGCACGCTGGCCGGCCTTCGCGATCCCGACGGCGGCACCGTGCGCCTCGATGGCCGCGAGGTCGGCGATTACACGCCGATGGAACTGGCCCGCCGACGCGGTTTCCTGCCCCAGTCGATCGTGGACGCCTTCAGCCTCACGGTGATGGACGCGGTGGCCTCCGCGCGACATCCTCGCCTGCCTTTCTGGGCCTGGGGCGATGAAGACGACACGCCGGTGCGCCGTGCGCTGGCCACCTTCGAACTGGACGAACTCGCCGAACGCGACATCACCACGCTCTCCGGCGGCGAACGCCAGCGCGTGAACATCGCCGCGCTGTTCACCCAAGAGGTCGACGTGATGCTGCTCGACGAACCGCTCTCGTCGCTCGACCTGCACCACCAGATGAAGACGCTCCATGAGTTGATACGGGCGGCGACGCACGAAGGGCGTTCCGTGATCTACACCGTGCACGACATCAACCTGGCCGCGCAGCACGCCACGCATGCCATCCTCCTCGATGGCCGCGGTCATGCCCTGGCCGGCCCTGCCGACGAAGTGATCACCAGCGAACACCTGAGCGCGGCGTTCCACCATCCCATCCAGGGCATCGAACTCGGCGGCGAGCGGTTCTTCCGCGCGGGCCGCCTCACGGATACCCACCCATGA
- a CDS encoding FecCD family ABC transporter permease: MPRRPITRQAPRFATFGAAVRLWGAMGVVAAAVLLASILLGGVDTRFADAWTALTTSGDTPMHAIVWELRVPRAVAAFGVGGLLAMSGCLMQVLVRNPLADPYTLGLSGGAAVGALGAMLAGAGAMLVAAGAATGALFACLAVFVLAHRDLLSRQRATHRDDATDLILIGVMLAAGFGAIVSMMLVLAPDRNLRGMLFWMMGDLSGVAYWLLPVACLLACLLAIVPLGRQLNLLARGEESASALGVRPNVVKSAIFAFASIATAVAVTTAGTVGFVGLVVPHALRRLVGNDQRVLVPASAIGGGILVVVADTISRVVADPIQLPVGAVMAVIGVPTFLFLLVRRR; this comes from the coding sequence GTGCCACGCCGCCCCATCACCCGCCAAGCGCCTCGCTTCGCCACTTTCGGTGCGGCCGTGCGTCTGTGGGGCGCCATGGGCGTGGTCGCCGCGGCGGTGTTGCTGGCCTCGATCCTCCTGGGCGGCGTCGACACGCGATTCGCCGACGCCTGGACGGCGCTGACCACGAGCGGCGACACGCCGATGCACGCCATCGTCTGGGAATTGCGCGTGCCCCGTGCCGTGGCGGCCTTCGGCGTGGGCGGGTTGCTGGCGATGTCCGGTTGCCTCATGCAGGTGCTGGTCCGTAATCCGCTGGCGGACCCCTACACGCTGGGCCTTTCGGGCGGTGCCGCGGTCGGGGCGCTCGGCGCCATGCTGGCCGGTGCGGGGGCCATGCTGGTCGCCGCGGGCGCGGCGACGGGCGCGTTGTTCGCCTGCCTGGCGGTATTCGTGCTGGCCCATCGCGACCTGCTGTCGCGCCAGCGCGCCACGCACCGCGACGACGCCACCGACCTCATCCTCATCGGCGTGATGCTCGCCGCCGGCTTCGGCGCCATCGTCAGCATGATGCTGGTGCTGGCTCCCGACCGTAACCTGCGCGGCATGCTGTTCTGGATGATGGGCGACCTCAGCGGCGTGGCGTACTGGCTCCTGCCGGTCGCCTGTCTCCTCGCCTGCCTGCTGGCGATCGTGCCGCTGGGCCGCCAGCTCAACCTGCTCGCCCGCGGCGAGGAATCGGCCAGCGCGCTGGGCGTGCGACCCAACGTGGTGAAGTCGGCCATCTTCGCCTTCGCCTCCATCGCCACCGCCGTCGCCGTCACCACCGCCGGTACCGTGGGTTTCGTCGGCCTGGTGGTGCCGCATGCGTTGCGCCGACTGGTGGGCAACGACCAGCGCGTGCTGGTGCCGGCCAGCGCCATCGGCGGCGGCATCCTCGTGGTGGTGGCCGACACGATCTCACGCGTGGTGGCCGACCCCATCCAGTTGCCGGTCGGTGCGGTGATGGCGGTGATCGGCGTACCGACCTTCCTTTTCCTGCTGGTGCGCAGGCGATGA
- a CDS encoding pirin family protein codes for MSESMAWEGGATGDHRLGRVIAGVPQSIGSGFTALHFSEDMFDGAMDPLLMVDHFVMMGPTFDPHFHAGISAVTVMFEDSVGTFLNRDTLGANLALEAGDVYWLAAASGAAHEEKPEEGARTHALQIFVNLPARLKQLPARAFHVRTNDVPVIESGQHRVRVLLGRVGDTKGNAETPEDMTMLDGSLPADGRYAYMLAEERQAWIYVVSGSMTIQCDAERRGLPAGTATTVAAGAAVEIVLESDDATHFVVMAGKPIREPFVKHGPMVMSTENEVRRTLARYESGKLGRLSPGR; via the coding sequence ATGAGCGAATCCATGGCGTGGGAAGGCGGTGCCACGGGCGATCACCGGCTCGGGCGGGTAATCGCCGGCGTTCCGCAGTCGATCGGCAGCGGATTCACCGCACTCCACTTTTCCGAGGACATGTTCGACGGTGCCATGGATCCCCTGTTGATGGTGGATCATTTCGTGATGATGGGCCCGACGTTCGATCCGCACTTCCATGCGGGCATATCGGCGGTGACGGTGATGTTCGAAGACTCCGTCGGCACGTTCCTCAACCGCGATACGCTGGGCGCGAATCTCGCCCTGGAGGCGGGCGACGTGTATTGGCTCGCCGCGGCCAGCGGCGCGGCACACGAGGAAAAGCCCGAGGAGGGCGCACGCACGCACGCGCTGCAGATTTTCGTGAACCTGCCCGCCCGGCTGAAGCAGTTGCCCGCTCGCGCGTTTCACGTGCGCACGAACGACGTGCCGGTGATCGAGAGCGGCCAACACCGGGTACGCGTGCTCCTGGGGCGCGTCGGCGACACGAAGGGAAACGCGGAGACGCCCGAAGACATGACCATGCTCGACGGCTCGCTGCCTGCGGATGGCCGCTACGCCTACATGCTCGCCGAAGAGCGGCAGGCCTGGATCTACGTGGTCTCCGGAAGCATGACGATCCAGTGCGATGCTGAACGACGCGGGCTGCCGGCGGGTACCGCGACCACCGTCGCCGCCGGCGCGGCGGTGGAGATCGTCCTCGAATCGGACGACGCCACGCATTTCGTCGTGATGGCGGGCAAGCCGATCCGCGAGCCGTTCGTCAAGCATGGGCCGATGGTGATGTCGACCGAGAACGAGGTTCGACGAACGCTCGCGCGATATGAATCCGGAAAACTCGGACGATTATCGCCGGGTCGCTGA
- a CDS encoding LysR substrate-binding domain-containing protein, whose protein sequence is MMDLNDLLLFVHVVDRGGFTAAGKELNMPKSTISYRMQELENHLGTRLLHRSSRHFGVTDAGKDFYRHAAAMLQEAKLAEAAILQRMAEPSGTLKCSASLATMQFALSDAIADFLVKYPKVNVVANAADRAVDIVGENYDLAIRAHTGPLPDSNLVQRTLAPAPWYLFAGAAYLAANGEPESPDDLHKHRSLFMMRTGVSPAWHLRHIRHARNETVIPSTPRLLSDDMVSLQRAAIRGLGIVALPGYICRHAVQSGELRRVLPDWVAGDATISAVFPCRQGLLPSVRAFLDHLSEELPKIVLM, encoded by the coding sequence ATGATGGATTTGAACGACCTGCTCCTGTTCGTGCACGTGGTCGACCGCGGGGGCTTCACCGCGGCGGGCAAGGAACTGAACATGCCCAAGTCCACCATCAGCTACCGGATGCAGGAACTCGAGAATCACCTGGGCACGCGCCTGCTCCATCGCAGCTCGCGGCATTTCGGCGTGACCGATGCGGGCAAGGACTTCTACCGGCACGCGGCAGCCATGCTGCAGGAAGCCAAGCTGGCCGAAGCGGCGATCCTCCAGCGCATGGCCGAACCCAGCGGCACGCTCAAGTGCAGCGCCAGCCTCGCCACGATGCAGTTCGCGCTGTCCGACGCGATCGCCGATTTCCTCGTGAAGTATCCGAAGGTGAACGTGGTGGCGAATGCCGCGGACCGCGCCGTGGACATCGTGGGCGAGAACTACGACCTGGCCATCCGCGCGCACACGGGCCCGTTGCCCGATTCCAACCTCGTCCAGCGTACGCTCGCGCCGGCACCGTGGTATCTCTTCGCCGGTGCGGCCTATCTCGCGGCGAACGGCGAGCCCGAATCGCCGGACGACCTCCACAAGCATCGTTCCCTTTTCATGATGCGTACGGGCGTTTCGCCCGCCTGGCACCTTCGCCACATCCGCCATGCGAGAAACGAAACGGTGATCCCGTCGACGCCCCGCCTGCTGAGCGACGACATGGTGAGCCTGCAAAGGGCGGCGATCAGGGGCCTGGGCATCGTCGCCCTGCCCGGCTACATCTGTCGGCACGCGGTGCAGTCCGGCGAGCTTCGGCGCGTGCTCCCCGACTGGGTGGCGGGGGATGCCACCATTTCGGCCGTTTTTCCCTGCCGGCAGGGCCTGCTGCCTTCGGTGCGGGCCTTCCTCGATCATCTTTCCGAAGAACTGCCCAAGATCGTGCTGATGTAG
- a CDS encoding carboxymuconolactone decarboxylase family protein, whose translation MLDWLDYRKKLTKRIGELGALSPDTLKGYQTLSGAGAKADLLGPKVRELIALAVSVTTRCDGCITVHSAEALKHGATKEEIAEALGVAVALNAGATMVYSARVMDAVQAHGEK comes from the coding sequence ATGTTGGACTGGCTCGACTACCGTAAAAAGCTGACCAAGCGCATCGGCGAACTGGGCGCCCTCAGCCCCGACACCCTCAAGGGTTACCAGACGCTGTCCGGCGCCGGTGCCAAGGCGGACCTGCTCGGCCCCAAGGTGCGCGAACTCATTGCGCTGGCCGTTTCGGTGACCACCCGTTGCGACGGTTGTATCACGGTGCATTCCGCCGAAGCGTTGAAGCACGGCGCGACCAAGGAAGAAATCGCCGAAGCGTTGGGCGTGGCCGTGGCGTTGAACGCCGGAGCGACCATGGTTTACTCGGCACGCGTCATGGACGCAGTGCAGGCACACGGCGAGAAGTGA
- the rclC gene encoding reactive chlorine resistance membrane protein RclC, with protein MKHAFDRALGALAKTDRVGITLMRLAIAIVFMWIGTLKFVPYEADSITPFVANSPVMSFFYEHPTEYKAHLTHEGELDPVKREWQTANNTYGFSTGLGVVEWAIALLVLAYPVSKRLGLLGAFLSFVTTLVTLSFLVTTPEAWVGALGDAQHGFPYLSGAGRLVLKDTMMLAGAWIIGVDAARGVLAERKEKAAIAVNGARVALR; from the coding sequence ATGAAACATGCATTCGACAGGGCGCTCGGCGCCCTCGCAAAAACGGATCGCGTGGGTATCACGCTCATGCGCCTGGCGATCGCCATCGTGTTCATGTGGATCGGCACGCTGAAGTTCGTTCCCTACGAGGCGGACAGCATCACGCCGTTCGTGGCCAACAGTCCCGTGATGTCGTTCTTCTACGAGCATCCGACGGAGTACAAGGCGCACCTCACCCATGAGGGCGAGCTCGATCCGGTGAAGCGCGAGTGGCAGACGGCGAACAATACGTACGGTTTCTCCACCGGGTTGGGCGTGGTCGAGTGGGCCATCGCATTGCTCGTGCTGGCTTACCCGGTGTCGAAGCGGCTTGGTCTGCTCGGTGCGTTCCTTTCGTTCGTGACGACGTTGGTCACGCTATCGTTCCTGGTGACGACACCCGAAGCATGGGTGGGAGCGCTCGGCGACGCCCAGCACGGCTTTCCCTATCTCTCGGGCGCAGGCCGCCTGGTGCTCAAGGACACGATGATGCTGGCGGGCGCATGGATCATCGGCGTGGATGCCGCCAGGGGCGTCCTGGCCGAAAGGAAGGAAAAGGCGGCCATCGCCGTGAACGGCGCGCGCGTGGCGCTGCGCTGA
- a CDS encoding 3-keto-disaccharide hydrolase: MHGMNVLRTSAALLLVLAAGSSSAQDDPKATEQWEPVPKVVSPGKTAGAPPSDAVVLFDGHDIAAWEASKDHSPAHWKVHDGVLTVDKTSGNIQTKQKFKNYQLHLEWQVPKDITGEGQGRGNSGVFLASTGPGDEGYEVQIMDSWKNPTYVNGQAGSVYKQAAPLVNAMRPPGEWQTYDIVWTAPVFAADGTVKSPAYVTLFHNGVLVQNHTELTGETFYIGKPKYKPYAEAPIKLQAHGDHSQPISFRNIWVRPLN, encoded by the coding sequence ATGCACGGTATGAATGTCCTGCGCACGAGCGCTGCGCTCCTCCTCGTTCTCGCCGCCGGTTCGTCGTCCGCGCAGGACGATCCCAAGGCCACCGAGCAATGGGAGCCGGTGCCCAAGGTCGTGTCGCCCGGCAAGACCGCCGGCGCGCCGCCCTCCGATGCCGTCGTGCTGTTCGATGGCCACGACATCGCCGCATGGGAAGCATCGAAGGATCATTCGCCCGCGCACTGGAAGGTGCACGACGGCGTGCTGACGGTCGACAAGACCTCGGGCAACATCCAGACGAAGCAGAAGTTCAAGAACTACCAGCTCCACCTGGAATGGCAGGTGCCCAAGGACATCACCGGCGAAGGCCAGGGCCGCGGCAACAGCGGCGTGTTTCTCGCGTCGACCGGTCCCGGCGACGAAGGCTACGAGGTCCAGATCATGGACTCGTGGAAGAACCCCACCTACGTCAACGGGCAGGCGGGCAGCGTCTACAAGCAGGCCGCGCCGCTGGTCAACGCGATGCGTCCGCCGGGCGAATGGCAGACCTACGACATCGTCTGGACGGCGCCGGTATTCGCCGCCGACGGCACGGTCAAGTCGCCGGCCTACGTCACGCTGTTCCACAATGGCGTGCTGGTGCAGAACCACACCGAACTCACGGGTGAAACCTTCTACATCGGCAAGCCGAAGTACAAGCCCTATGCCGAGGCGCCGATCAAGCTTCAGGCCCACGGCGACCATTCGCAGCCCATCAGCTTCCGCAACATCTGGGTCAGACCGCTGAACTGA
- a CDS encoding hydroxypyruvate isomerase family protein — protein MTTSDHSPDIGRRAALGHLATAAAAFGAAPLLASAETVSGKAASAKPGPGRLKQSLSRWTSKAPLPELCKRLKALGFAGVDLLYVDEWSTVIDSGLAVTMGYPAKRENFIEMGFNDPANHAQLLKELEATIPLAKKAGVKNVITMFGNRKAGIDDRKALDNCVAGLSKIAPFAAENGVTLCVELLNSKVDHHGYQGDSTTFGAEVMKGIGSPNVKLLYDIYHMQIMEGDVIRTIRDNIQWIGHFHTGGVPGRHEIDGTQELNYHAIAKAIADLNYQGYIAHEFMPAGPDPFESFAEAFKICTV, from the coding sequence ATGACCACATCGGACCACTCCCCCGACATCGGCCGCCGCGCGGCGCTCGGGCATCTCGCCACCGCCGCCGCCGCGTTCGGCGCCGCGCCGTTGCTCGCCTCCGCCGAGACCGTGTCCGGCAAGGCCGCTTCGGCCAAACCGGGGCCCGGGCGACTCAAGCAATCGTTGAGCCGGTGGACCTCGAAGGCACCGCTGCCCGAACTGTGCAAACGCCTCAAGGCCCTGGGATTCGCCGGCGTCGACCTGCTCTACGTCGACGAATGGTCGACGGTGATCGACAGCGGCCTGGCCGTGACGATGGGTTATCCCGCCAAGCGCGAGAACTTCATCGAGATGGGCTTCAACGACCCGGCCAACCACGCCCAGCTGCTGAAGGAACTGGAGGCCACGATTCCCCTCGCGAAGAAGGCGGGCGTGAAGAACGTGATCACCATGTTCGGCAACCGGAAGGCGGGCATCGACGATCGCAAGGCCCTCGACAACTGCGTGGCCGGACTGTCGAAGATCGCTCCTTTCGCCGCCGAGAACGGCGTCACCCTCTGCGTCGAACTGCTCAACAGCAAGGTCGACCACCACGGCTACCAGGGCGACAGCACGACGTTCGGTGCCGAAGTGATGAAGGGCATCGGCTCACCCAACGTCAAGCTGCTCTACGACATCTACCACATGCAGATCATGGAAGGCGACGTGATCCGCACCATCCGCGACAACATCCAGTGGATCGGTCACTTCCACACGGGCGGCGTACCGGGGCGGCACGAGATCGACGGCACCCAGGAACTCAACTACCACGCCATCGCCAAGGCGATCGCCGACCTGAATTACCAGGGTTACATCGCGCATGAGTTCATGCCCGCGGGACCCGACCCCTTCGAATCGTTTGCCGAGGCCTTCAAGATATGCACGGTATGA